The region TAAGCACGAATGTGATTGCTGCTGTCAATGTCGTTTTCCCGTGGTCTACGTGACCAATAGTTCCAATATTAACATGTGTTTTCGTTCTTTCATATTTAGCTTTTCCCATTTTTTCGTCCTCCTTTATTTGGTTGTTTTATTTAACGGTTAATACTTTTTCCATCATCGACTTCGGTACCGCTTCAAAATGGCTAAATTCCATCGAATAGTTTGCTCGTCCCTGAGACTTGGATCTGAGGTCTGTCGAATATCCGAACATCGCCGAAAGTGGGACATGCGCATTGATAACCTGCACTCCGGCTCTCATTTCCATGCCTTCAAGTTTACCTCTTCTTGAATTCAAATCTCCCATGACATCACCGAGGTATTCCTCTGGAGTTGTAACTTCAACTTTCATATATGGTTCAAGCAATGTTGATCCTGCTTGCTTTAACGCTTCCTTAAGCGCCATTGACCCAGCAATTTTGAAGGCCATCTCGCTTGAGTCGACTTCATGGTATGAACCGTCATAAAGCTCAACCTTAACGTCTACTACCTCGTAACCGCCCAAAACGCCGGCCTTGAGTGCTTCCTGAATTCCTTCATCTATCTTGCCGATGTATTCCTTAGGAATGGATCCTCCGACAACCTTGTTTGTAAATTCGTATCCCTTGCCCATTTCATTGGGCTCGACTTTAATCTTGACATGTCCGTACTGACCGCGTCCGCCACTCTGCTTTGCATACTTCTTGTCGATGTCTACGAACTTGTTGATAGTCTCTTTGTAAGCAACTTGAGGCTTGCCTATGTTGGCCTCAACCTTGAATTCTCTTAGAAGCCTGTCTACAATAATTTCCAGATGGAGTTCTCCCATTCCGGCTATGATTGTCTGTCCAGTTTCTTCATCCGTGAAAGTTCGGAATGTCGGATCCTCTTCAGCTAATTTAACCAAGGCCAGGGCCATCTTCTGCTGACCTACCTTTGTCTTGGGTTCGATGGCAACAGAAATGACTGTTTCCGGAAATACCATGGTCTCTAAAATTATGGGGTTATCTGGATCGCAAAGCGTATCTCCCGTAGTCGTATACTTAAGACCTATTGCAGCTGCAATATCTCCTGTATATACAATATCGAGATCTGCACGCGTATTTGCATGCATCTGTAGAATCCTTCCGACTCTTTCTCTTTTGTCCTTTGTTGAATTTAGTACATATGATCCTTTTTCAAGGTATCCTGAATATACTCTGAAGTATGTCAATTTGCCCACATACGGGTCCGTCATGATTTTGAAAGCAAGAGCAGCAAATGGAGCCTCATCCGAAACTTCCCTGCTCGCTTCCTCATCAGTTTCCATAAGGATTCCCTTTACATCTCCGACATCCAATGGAGAAGGCATGTAATCTATTACTGCATCAAGAAGCAATTGTACTCCCTTGTTCTTATATGCCGATCCGCAAAGTACTGGGAAAATCTTGTTTCCAATAGTAGCCTTGCGTACCGCCGCCTTGATTTGTGCAACCTCGATTTTCTCGCCCTCGAGGAATTTTATCATGAGTTCTTCGTCAAAGTCGGAAATGCTTTCAAGCATCTTTTCTCTAAACTCTTCAGCCTTTTCCTTGTATTCGTCTGGTATTTCCCTCGTTTCTATTTCTGTACCTAAATCATTTGTGTAGAATTTGGCATGCATTTCGATAAGGTCGATAAGACCCACATACTCTTCTTCTGCACCAATTGGAATCTGTAGCGGAACAGCATTTGCCTTCAAGCGTTTTCTCATAGAATCTACGGACATGTAGAAGTCCGCTCCCATCTTATCCATTTTATTTACAAAACAGATTCTAGGAACGCGGTATTTGTCAGCCTGTCTCCAAACGGTTTCGGATTGGGGTTCAACCCCACTTTTCGCATCAAACAAAGCAACTGATCCATCAAGTACCCTAAGGGATCTTTCAACCTCTACTGTGAAGTCAACGTGTCCCGGTGTATCTATAATGTTGATTCGGTGATCCTTCCAAAATGTGGTGGTAGCCGCAGAGGTTATTGTTATACCTCTTTCCTGCTCTTGTTCCATCCAATCCATTTGAGAGGCGCCTTCGTGAGTTTCACCTAATTTGTGAGTCATTCCGGAATAGAACAGAATACGCTCAGTAGCTGTCGTTTTTCCAGCGTCGATATGAGCCATTATCCCTATATTCCTAGTATTCTCCAAACTGAATTTTCTCGGCAAACTCATTCCCTCCCTTCTTAATTGCAATTTTTATATTATAGTATTGATACATCTTTATATTTTCCTTACCACCTGTAATGTGCAAAAGCCTTGTTGGCCTCGGCCATTTTATGGGTGTCTTCTTTTTTCTTGACAGATGCTCCGGTATTATTAGCAGCATCCATAAGCTCTTTAGCCAAACGGTCTGTCATGTTTTTTTCGCCTCTTGTGCGCGTATACTTGACCAACCATCTGATTCCAAGTGTTTCTCTTCTTTCAACTCTAACCTCGATAGGAACTTGATAGTTCGCACCACCGATACGTCTAGCCTTTACTTCCAATACCGGCATAATATTGCTTAAAGCCTCTTCAAAAACTTCGAGCGGATCTTTTCCGGTTTTTTCTTTGAGTTGATCAAATGCTCCATACACAATGCTTTGCGCAACACCCTTTTTACCATCAAGCATGATCGAATTGATTAACTTCGTAACGACCTTCTTTTGGTACATAGGATCCGGCAATACTTCCCTTTTTGGTACACTTCCTTTTCTCGGCACGTCGCTTCCCTCCTCTATTTTCCATTAACTTTTCATCGGTACTCGACAACCCCTCGGTTGCCGCTGTGTCGATATATGATAAACCGCGTCTCCTCCTTTTAGAGGAGATTCGGCCTCATTTTATCATTACTTTTTCTTCGGTCGTTTAGTACCGTACTTCGACCTGCTCTGCATCCTGGCATCCACTCCTGCTGTATCAAGCGTTCCTCTTACAATGTGATATCTTACACCCGGCAAGTCTTTGACTCTTCCGCCTCTAATAAGTACAACACTATGTTCTTGAAGATTATGTCCGATTCCAGGAACATAAGCCGTAACCTCGATACCATTGGTCAATCTGACCCTGGCAACTTTTCTCAATGCTGAGTTAGGTTTTTTGGGTGTTACAGTCTTGACAGAAGTACACACTCCACGCTTTTGCGGTGAGCTAACAGAAACACTTCGTCTCTTTAGCGAATTAAATCCCTTCTGCAGTGCCGGTGCCGTGGATTTTTTTACGGAAGTCTCTCTTCCTTTACGGACCAGTTGGTTGATAGTTGGCATTTTCGCACCTCCCTTTTCTTGTTATGATTGTATAATTATTTTATAATTACCGCTGTAGCAGCACCTACATCTATTTCACATGCCTTTCCAAGCGCTTTCATCGATTCACAAAATTCGATTTCCACATCCTGTTCTTCGGCAAGCTTTAAGACACCGCGAGTCACATATTGATCCGCATCACGGGCAATAATCAACTTTTCGGCAACGCCGTCCGAAATTGCTTTAGTGGACTGTTTCAAACCGATTCTAAGTTTTTTATTTTTTTTGCAATCATTCAGGTTCATGGCATCCACGTTCCTTCCAATTACAGCCAGTATGTCTCAATTAAGACATTCAATAATTAGTGCAATTTTGCACACTAAATCATTTTAGCATCATTGATTGACGGTGTCAACCGTTGTTATGTTGAGCGCGTCAATATCTATTTTCTCGATTGCCTTTTGTATTCCAATATTCCTGTACTTCTTCATACCTGTGCCTGCAGGAATCAATTTGCCGATTATGACATTTTCCTTGAGACCTATAAGCTTGTCCTCTTTCCCCTTGATAGCCGCTTCAGTCAATACACGGGTTGTCTCTTGGAATGAAGCGGCAGACAGGAACGAATCCGTTGCAAGCGATGCCTTGGTTATACCCAACATTACTCGCATTTCAGTAGCCTCATTAAGGCCGGCTTCACGCATTTCCTCGTTGGCTTTATTAAAGGAATTAATGCTCATCAATTCGCCCGGAAGCAGCATTGTATCGCCTGGATCATCTATTTTTATCTTAGACAGCATCTGCTTTATAATAACCTCAATGTGCTTGTCGTTTATGTCAACACCTTGAAGCCTATACACCCTTTGTACTTCCTTAACTATATACTGCTGCACCGCCGTAATTCCTTTGATGCTTAGAATGTCGTGTGGATTTACGGAACCCTCGGTAATCTTGTCGCCAGCTTTGATGAAGTCTCCTTCGCCAACTCTTATACGCAAACCGAAAGTGATGGGATAAACCTTGCTTGTTCCGTCTTCTGACGTCACTGTTATTTCACGCTTTTTCTTGGTCTCGCTCATTGTTACTTTGCCTTCGATTTCCGAGATTACAGCCATACCTTTCGGCTTTCTTGCCTCAAAAAGCTCCTCTACCCTCGGAAGACCCTGAGTTATGTCGGCACCGGCGACCCCGCCGGTGTGGAATGTTCTCATTGTCAGCTGAGTTCCCGGCTCGCCAATTGATTGAGCGGCAATTATGCCTACGGCCTCGCCGATATTAACAGGCTTGCCAGTTGCAAGATTCAGTCCGTAGCATTTGGCGCAAACACCATGTTCAGCTTTGCAATGCAATACCGACCTTACAATAACCTTTTCTATTCCCGAATCAACTATTGCTTCCCCCAGCTCAGGAGTTATCATCTCTCCTACGGAAACGATTCTTTCGCCGGTTTTAGGATGATTTATGTCTTCAATGCTATATCGACCTATAATTCTGTCATATAAAGGCTCAATCATTTCAAGACCCATCTTACCTGACTTGAAGGCGACCATTTCGACTCCTGTAGTAGCGCCGCAATCCTCATCCCTTACAATCAC is a window of Peptostreptococcaceae bacterium DNA encoding:
- the rpsG gene encoding 30S ribosomal protein S7; its protein translation is MPRKGSVPKREVLPDPMYQKKVVTKLINSIMLDGKKGVAQSIVYGAFDQLKEKTGKDPLEVFEEALSNIMPVLEVKARRIGGANYQVPIEVRVERRETLGIRWLVKYTRTRGEKNMTDRLAKELMDAANNTGASVKKKEDTHKMAEANKAFAHYRW
- the fusA gene encoding elongation factor G, which produces MPRKFSLENTRNIGIMAHIDAGKTTATERILFYSGMTHKLGETHEGASQMDWMEQEQERGITITSAATTTFWKDHRINIIDTPGHVDFTVEVERSLRVLDGSVALFDAKSGVEPQSETVWRQADKYRVPRICFVNKMDKMGADFYMSVDSMRKRLKANAVPLQIPIGAEEEYVGLIDLIEMHAKFYTNDLGTEIETREIPDEYKEKAEEFREKMLESISDFDEELMIKFLEGEKIEVAQIKAAVRKATIGNKIFPVLCGSAYKNKGVQLLLDAVIDYMPSPLDVGDVKGILMETDEEASREVSDEAPFAALAFKIMTDPYVGKLTYFRVYSGYLEKGSYVLNSTKDKRERVGRILQMHANTRADLDIVYTGDIAAAIGLKYTTTGDTLCDPDNPIILETMVFPETVISVAIEPKTKVGQQKMALALVKLAEEDPTFRTFTDEETGQTIIAGMGELHLEIIVDRLLREFKVEANIGKPQVAYKETINKFVDIDKKYAKQSGGRGQYGHVKIKVEPNEMGKGYEFTNKVVGGSIPKEYIGKIDEGIQEALKAGVLGGYEVVDVKVELYDGSYHEVDSSEMAFKIAGSMALKEALKQAGSTLLEPYMKVEVTTPEEYLGDVMGDLNSRRGKLEGMEMRAGVQVINAHVPLSAMFGYSTDLRSKSQGRANYSMEFSHFEAVPKSMMEKVLTVK
- the rpsL gene encoding 30S ribosomal protein S12, whose translation is MPTINQLVRKGRETSVKKSTAPALQKGFNSLKRRSVSVSSPQKRGVCTSVKTVTPKKPNSALRKVARVRLTNGIEVTAYVPGIGHNLQEHSVVLIRGGRVKDLPGVRYHIVRGTLDTAGVDARMQSRSKYGTKRPKKK
- a CDS encoding ribosomal L7Ae/L30e/S12e/Gadd45 family protein; protein product: MNLNDCKKNKKLRIGLKQSTKAISDGVAEKLIIARDADQYVTRGVLKLAEEQDVEIEFCESMKALGKACEIDVGAATAVIIK